The Sesamum indicum cultivar Zhongzhi No. 13 linkage group LG6, S_indicum_v1.0, whole genome shotgun sequence genomic interval taataatatccGGCGAGCATTGTATTTATTTCCTAAAACTGTAGTGGAAATTCAAGTCTCCGAATCCCATGACAATGCATGATTGCTTAACACTTTGACACAGCCCTCATAGAGCAgaacataaacaaaaaggtCAAGAGGGATCCACAGATCTCTTGAGCTTCTCATTCAAGAACTGGTCTCATCAACTTAAAGTTGTGCATAGAAAGTCACATATACAGCTTGAAGGAGATAACTCAAGTATAACAAATCACAGATGCAGACAAAAGCGAACCATCTTAACTTTTCTCCTTCTGTTTTACGGAAGCGtcaaaaattactaataaaacATATCAGGCTGCAGATCCTGCATTATTTGAGAAtggataaataaatgaatcattCGTTTGACCATTGAACTTGACAAAGGAACAAAAGGTGATAAAGGATAGGTGAATTCtacataaacaaaagaaatgccATGTTCAAAACAGAAGACTTAATGCCTCCATGCAACCTCCGTCCATTCGACGCCTTctgatatttttctatttaagaTGATCCCGAAGATGACACAGTCCGATCATCCACCAGTCTTCCTATTAAAGTGGAACATGTATCAATAGTGAAGTAACTCTTTAGAATCTTTAAGCAGCAAAAAGACAACCAACAAAAATTTCCCGGGTTCGACCGGACAGATAACTccaaaaaagcaaagaaacaaTTACTATAAATGTAGGGAACAGCAAATCTTCAGGAAACTATATGCATAGGGGAGCTAATTTTTTCTAACAGACTGAACGAGATGACAAAATCATTCATAATTACTTGCATAAAATAGATTTTATCCCAACTTGAAAATACTACAGTTAATCACCAATAGAAAATTACGGATATATCCACAGTAACACCATGAGTAAAGCTCAGTCAGAGAGTGTGGTCCATGCTTTCTTCCCTCCTCATCCTCAAACAGCCAGCAAGATTCATCTCCTGACTGTAATTTGGAcgatataacaaaattacaacaagttGAATGTCATAGGaaacttttaaaatcataaaatcattGTCTAAGCAATCCTCCATACCAGTGGGAACTTTACATCTATATCGCTCTTCTCAAGGATTAGTTTCTGGTCATTGGAACTATGGCAATCATTTCTAGACTCTTTTACACGAGGGGCAGGCACATTTAAGTAAACAAAGCCGGTGGCAACATGGTCAGGAAATTGCTTAAAGTAGTTGAGGGGCACAGGATTGAGGAGATTCCCATTCAGGACGGGGTAAACAGGGAGCTCCTCCGGCAAAAAACCAGTGTATAAACCCTCGTACAGCTGGTGCTGAATGTAAGGACCACACATTTGACTATTTTGATTGACGTACATCCATCCGGTAACATAGGCCAGTGAACCATATCCAAGGTTCGACGACCCACCGACATCGCAAATTTGTGAATATTCAGCGTCGTTCGTATGCAACTTGTTGCTCATCGGGGGCCGATTTGACAATTATCACCTGTTAGAGCAAGTTGAAGACGTTAGGGACTTTGATTTGGGGCATACAGCCCCAGCCGCAGCCCTAGGTGAAATTTGTGTGGTTTATTCCTCAGCGTAGTggtacataaaaaatacatatgcaCGATGACAATAACAGCGCCCCTCTATGATAAGAGCGTGCTTATTGTTGGTGCGATAATCATCCTGTTGAAAAGATCAATATAATcagttgttttattttaatacgCTGTCGTGAATGGTGATTTAACATGATGTGAGAGGAGACGAtgcataatttcaaatatttggtTAATTGCGTATACTACCCGGGTTTTATAAAAATCTGCAAAAGACTccaaaatgttaaaatataaCCTAAATCCCCCTATGTTTCATAAATATCGCTAATATGCCCTTTCCATTAATTATTCTTACCtcttaagttttttatttaattgaccATTATACCCTTTGATGcgagcaaaaagaaaaagtgttgCTCGAGTCCACTAGGAGTGGAAGTAGTAAATAAGTGCTGGAAATAAAAGAGGTGTAAATGGATGATGAAGAGAGTATTATTACTCGTTTTTCGTGTACAAAAGAAAGATGGATATCGAAGTAAAACTTTAAATACGAAATACAGtatttcttttagataaaGCGGTAGTATGAAGGTGAAAGTTATAGTATGTAGGCTTAAGTTCAAAAACATATCATCCTCCCGCTAGGATACTCTCTAATTTATAGACAACCATCAATCGGTTGGAGAAGATCACGAATTCAGTGGAACATGATCTCAAAATGATTAGATAAGGTTGAATCTCTCACGAATTCGGGGGAGAGTCCCCAGCGGTTGGAGGATCCGCCGAATTCGGTGGAGGGTTATATCTTGGTGGTTGGAGACTCTCCATCCCAAAGGGCAATTGGAGTCCGCTGCAGATGAAGATATTTTCTAAAGATAAGGATGCCTTCCCAAATTCTTTGGGAAGTGGTCGAGCAGATGTTTTCTCCCAGTCGGAGTTCAAGCTTTTAGGGTTTAAAGGTTACTTTTGGATTAAGACGCCACGTGTCCCCGGGGGCTGCTGGTCTTTTTTTGAATCTGTGAGATGTGCCTCCAGAGATTCTATGTGTATACCACTTAGGCCACCTATGGATGGTCCGTGGGATGGGCTTTGACTTTGGTTGGGGAATTTCAAGTCCATAAACTTCTTTCTAGGCTTGTGAGGGTTCTTGGGTCGGGGCCCTCTCAGATTTGTGCTGGTGGACTTCTTTTGGCCAATTTAATTCTTGGGTGCACCTCTTGTCGGATTCCCTGGGGGCTCTATCTGTAATGGGCTTCCTGAGAGCATTTTAGGCCCTTACCCGAATTGGGCCTCCTGAGAGCACTTTAGGCTTTGCATTTCTTTGGACTcttgtgatatttttattctttttgggTAGCTTGATCCTATTAAAGTCAGCCCATTTCATAGGTATCACCCTCTATTatacactatttattttaatagccATTAAATCTTTCTTGCTAATACGACCATAAGTAGCTAGCCCAATCTGCGACCCACATACAAGAGCCCAATACAACCCAAGGAAACCTAATGAAGCAGGAGGTCTAGAGAAGGCCCAAAGAAGCTTCCCTCAATCATCGGTCAAGAAGGGCGAAGCCCAAAGAGATTGGCAACCCAAAGGGTCAGAGGGCCCAATGCCACCCTGTTCGCCAGAATGACGCTTGCCAACTGGTGATGAACTACTCGGGCAAAAAATGACGAGGACGCACACGTGGCCAACCCCTTGGGAAAACGAGATATGATCAGTAGGACCCCTATTTCACCTTGAAGCATCCCCAGCTAGGTCGGACTGTAACACCCCCTCCATAAATACATTCCATCTCATAAGAAATTCacatttaactaattaagaaaaattatgttttgcTCAATATATTATGTAGACATTATGGAATGACATACATCACCAAAATCCTCAACCTTggcatttataaatataagaaaatgacGAAACGTAAAgtttctaattattataaaacttaATACAAACCCACCGAAAGTCTAATACCTATGCAATTATGTAGCTAGGGCTTCCAACTTAAGATATCACTGTTGAACCACCTAGGAATAGCAATGATCCGCCTAATACTAATAATGTATACTCTATCCTTTCAGGGTCAATTGTTTTGCCACAATATGATGACAAGTCAAAAGATTAAGCAATGTTTCCATTCTGTTGTTATGTTCACTAATTTACATAGTTGGACTaggataaaaagaaattaatttgtggtGAGTATGATATCCTTCTTTGTAGTACCAAGTACCAACTACAACCACTGTACACAATCAACATAACTACATATGCCTAGTACGAATAACGTAAATGCAAACTTGACTTTTCtgttccaaaaaattatatatacaaacttgACTTTACTACAAACACATTACAATATCAATTTACAAATGCACATGCAGAATAACGtataataacattttaataTCCACCGATATctgcaaataataaaaaatattatgaaatctATGTTAAAAATGtgctttcatatatttttcgaaATCAAGAAAGGTCAACTCATACACGCTACACGCTGCACCCGTAGTTACACATGCATTCATATAATAGATCTAAGTATATGAATATGTACCTCTACAGATAAACTGATATTGACATACAATATCCAATATAAATGCACAAAGGCAGACCGGGACAGAATATAGTATTatgatatttcaattttgggGTACCGGAGGgagctttttttattataatctgTAATGAATTCCAAGGAAATAATTATTCCCCATGGTTAAatgagaaatgaaaaggaataaACTGGACAAGAATATAGTATTATGATATTTCAATTATGGGGTAACAGAGGgagctttttttattataatctgTAATGAATTTCAAGGAAATAATTATTCCTCATGtttaaataagaaatgaaaaggaacAAACTACCCTTTAAcgccaagcatttgtattagCCTTCGGAAACAAAGAGTAACTCTTTTTGAATGCTCATTATCTCATATCAAACATGTGATTTGTATCCTTGGAAGTTGCATGTGTGTAGGTAACCTCATAGCTATATAAAACTTAACTAAAACTTATGTTCCTTTTTTGTCGGGTAATAAGTAATGAAAATGATATGGCATCCCGGAGCACATTGGAATGTGCCACAGTACAACCACACCACGTGATCTCTAACTCTCAAGGCAAGCAAGAGCACTCGTAACCAGCTGCGACAGAAGAGTACCCTTTCACACTTGGCCAGGCCCGTCCTAACAGAGTAGCCCCCTAATTAACCACCTAATCAGTCCTGCACTTTCAAGTCTTATGGTGTACTCTGACAAGATTTGTCTGAACAGAGCAGCCCTAATTTAGCCACCTAATCAGTTCTGCGCTTTTCACTCATGTACTCTCACAAGATTGGCTTAACGGAGCTCCCCCTAATAAACCACCTAATCAGTTCTGCGCTTTTCAACTCTCATGATGTACTCTCGCAAGATCGTCTTAACAGAGTAGCCCCCTAATTAACCACATAATCAGTTCTGCGCTTTTAAACTCTCGTGACGTGCTCTGACAAGATCCATTCCCCTTTCCCTTAAAGGAAGTGACTATTTGTAACATTAATATTCAAAGCAACAAACAATTTCCAGATGCTTCTGATATTCATTAGGGTCTGCCACTAAAAATTATTAGGCACTCAATAAGTAGTAGATAAAGAAATAGGAGACACATACCAGAAGCCTCGACATACAATCCACTAAGCATTTCGCATGTCTACAGACTGCTTGCTTCTCCCTACgcaatataaaattgaaaaagaaaaggaaataattgGGACTTGCACCATCCATGTATTGTTGAAAAAACTTGGTCATCACTCTTTAAGTTAATTCAGCAACCAATACGCTACGTACAAATTGCGAAACCCTACTATCAGCATTTGCAACGGAAATTGCATGTACAAATTGTGAAACTCTACTATCAGCATTTGCAATGGAAATTGCACTTAAAAGCTATGTAATTGTACCAATCATGTCACCGAGCAAGTGATCTATTGTAACAAATTGAGCATTTATCATCTCAGTCACTTTTGAGCACCCAAGCTCAAATCCTGgatgtaaaaatttgagatGCACATGTTGCTGAACTAATGCAAATTATTTAACACAAATCCATAGGACAATAAGGACTCTCTTACAAAATAATCGTACCATTAAGACTTAAGATCACGCTTGTATGATAAATGGAAGGCAGGAAACCGTAATTTTCACACAGTGTTACAGGCCCAACTAGTAGATAACCTGGGATACTGGAATAGGCCAAGATCAACTTCAAGTTCCCATGTAAGACACATATGAAGAATCATTGCAATCTCAACACAGGAGGCAAATATAGCAAGTAGGATAGATTCATTCTTAAGAATTCATATTACCCATTGTAAATTGTTTCAGCGAACCATACAATTTTGCAATCTTCCGTGAGAGCATGACTGTGTGCAACCACCCTGTGTGAGAGGATGTTCTTTTATACCTACCAAataacaaatctttttatattatgaaatatttgaaaattgtcGGTATGTTTGTACATGGCATTGATTTCCAAACTATCCCTaaattaatgaagaaaaacaactaactttcaGTTCTTAAGAGGAGAAACTCATCTGCAACTGAGCGATATCTACAAGAATATGCTCATTGGTTGGGTAAATGTCATCATCATTAACGATTGACATGAAAAGGACATCCTGCAATAATGCAATGGAGTCAAGTCGCAGCATGCTGAAGCAGTTAATAACCTGAAAGAGCATACACAGGGGATCAACAACTGGAGTCCATGCAAGATACCATTAATTTACTAGGAAATGATCTACAAGAATATGCTCATTGGTTGGGTAAATGTCATCATCATTAACGATTGACATGAAAAGGACATCCTGCAATAATGCAATGGAGTCAAGTCGCAGCATGCTGCCGCAGTTAATAACCTGAAAGAGCATACACAGGGGATCAACAACTGGAGTCCATGCAAGATACCATTAATTTACTATGAGATGCTATTGACAACAAATTTGCCATCTTAGGACCCCCGAGACACATGAGATAAATACATCTTTTGCTAGCGAAACGTAGTTTAACTGAACAAAGTGAAGTAGGTAAACCACAACACAGCATTTGTGCTCTGGAAGATAAAtagttttcttgtttgaaacCCCACAAAgcaaccacacaaattcaaagCATCACATCACAATTTCCATCATATAACTTTCTGAGTAATGCGATCATGGCTGGAAAAGGAATCCTAGTACATCTTGCAGACAGTttatcaacaacaaaaatgtcAATGTTTACATAATAGTTACTGCTGTGACAAGGCATCACTGGTATTGGCATCATAAAACTATCAAAGGGGAGCAGACCAAAAGCTAAATGCTAAACCCATTTTTGGTTCATTGCCTTATCTGAAGAATTCACGTTAAAAGTGCATGAAGGCTAGCTGAGTGAAAATAGAAATGGAGAAAGGGATTACCTTGGAAAGAACATGACCAAATGTCAACTCTAGATATATTACCCAGTTCATGGAGGCCTATCAAAACCAGGTAAAAAACGATGACCAACTCAAACATAAACGTATCAAATGTATTCTAATTGAAAAGGAATACTAGAATAAACCTGTTATAAACTCCTCAACCTTCAGTTCAGTGACCCGCGGCACCTAAAAGATAAGGCAATCAGCAGGCAATTGATGAACGGAAGccaaaaagaatatgaataCAACTATTATAATACACAAAGAGCATATAGAGCAGCTGATCACATTGACTTCCGGACACAGCAACATTTAGTGTAGAGGAAGTATGTATCATGTTACCCTCAAAATGCACCAATGACTctattaaaaagagaaattgaaattgcattattttctgaaatccaaacatgttataattatgatgaCTTTCACTGCCCTAAAAATTTAGGCAGATAATCAAGTCTCATCAATAAAGCAGCCTAGTTAATATAGGAATAAACTTAGTAAGAAACATATCTAGTTTGTACTGACAACAACATAGGGAGAGGTAGTTAACAGGATGATGTTACTTTAATGTATTCAACCCCGAGATCAATGAGAACAGACTACTACTGACAACCTGATAAGTTCTACCTAAATAACACTTATATGTGGAGAAAATTAACTATCTGCCAAACAGTGATATAGAAATTGTATTCCTGACAAGGAAAATAATGCCTTAAATAGGCAGAGCAATTTGAAACTTTCTTGCAACTTGTTAGGCTGCTCAATCAGACATGACACAAAGCCATCCTCAAGCTTGTGCATTCATGGTAATGTcagcatttcatttctttcccAGAAGGTCTTAACTCTATTCTGCAGGCAATTACTTTCCACCAACTTCTTTATAAGTACCAAAATAGGTGTCCCAATAATTACAGTAGGGATGGAAACAACTCACAATAATAAAACTACTTATCACCAAATCACTTGACGTATATAGTCAAGCTACAATTTAACAGGGGAGAATAATAGACAAGGTTTAAAAGAtagtaaaaatcaaatttaaattatgtgtGAACAAAATTCAGAAAAGTAATACTAAAACACATAAGGAACTccaaaatgcaggataaggtCACAACCACTATCACAATGAACATTCTAAAAAGAGTAACCAAAAGAAAGATTGATTTCATTCATCAACTTGTGTGTCACACAAACAAGTCACATTACAATACTGTTAGAGCCATAGACTGAAACATTTTTCATGAAACAtgcttataaataataaagcaCATAACACAACCAAAGTAAATATCAAAGGCCATTCAATTATGTGTATGTTCTTCAACCAAAATTTCCAGGGCTGAAATCAGTGCGTAATTCTCAAGTGAGGGAAAGGCTGTGACAAGGCTAAAGCACACTAACAACGTAACAACTATAAGTTGTGTTACCTTCTAGAACCGCAGTGGCAAGGTATCTTTTTCTCCTCCAATGGGAATTTGTAATTGTAAGTGAGTTCTTCACCAGCAGATATGTGCCGCTTAGCATATATGAAAATCTTTTTCTGCCCCTCAACACTAATGACCTTCGTGTAGCAGTTAGGCTGaatttaaatcaacaaaattgtAATCTCATTTTAGAATGACTAAGGTACCAAACCACCAATGCAACATAGCCATAACCCTTTTGCCATGGTTACCTCACAAGAATGATTTATAAATCTAGCAATCCCTCCGCGCTTTGTAGCATCAACCTGcagataaatcaattaaatagtGTTGCTTTCTGTCAACAATGATCTTATTATATAGCATAAGACAACCATCATATCATTAAATTCCCGTTGGACATCTCACAAGTCGAGCTCAGGATGACTATTAGACCAGCAAACATAGAAAGTAAACACTGTAAATATTGGCAGGGGACCAATTGACTATTGAGTAACATAAGTAGAAAGTCCGAAACAAACAACAGAAAGGATTGATGAATAACAAAGGTGAAGGGGCAGAAGTGGTTCAATATAAGTCGATGAAAAGTTCAGTAACAATATAATAATGAAGAAATTGAGCTGCAAGCAAATAGAAGGTTATTCAGTAGAATAATGCATGGtaaccaaataaaaatagattcaaTTTATTGTCTACAGAAGTCTTCTGTTAGGCTGAGTGAATACAAGTTTTGTTTTACTTACCACATAACCATCATCCAATCTGAAAAGATAACTACTCCCAATTCCCATCTTCTCATATTGGCGCTCACGTATATCAGATATCTGTACAAGTGAAAGTGTTGCATTAATAGGATAAAAGTACTGACCCTAGTGATGAGATCAGTACAAGATACTAATACTTAATTTAACATTCCAAACAGTAATATTTTAGTGCCACTTGGGTATCTACGCCAGGTTCCAAAAGCTCCGTTACTCCATCACAATATGGTCACTGAAGATTATCGAGTTCTCTCCTTTATGGTACAAATGCCTCTAGGCAAAAGTCATATTCTTCTAGAATGAAAAGCTAATACATACAAAATCTAAAAGGAGACAAAACAATGGACTATTCAAGCCACTCGGACAGCTCATATCAGTAagcaataaaaaagaaagaggctGCTCACACGAGGGCGAATAAGTTCTCCAACATATTCAATAACAAAGTCCTCTGCCTCGATTGGTTCCAGCGCAACAAGACCCCAGTCATGTATCTTGCTTCGCTGGAAACGCAAACGTTTTTTCCTTGCCTGGTCAAAGAaaaattgctaatttatttattgcaacGAGCAGACAATGACATGAGGATCATCATTCAATTACCTTCAACTGTGTTGCTTTAAGAAGATCGGCACCCTCTGCGGCAGCAAGAAGGTTACGCAACTTAACCCTGTTTGTTCTCGCAGAAAGTCCCTTAAAACTTGATGAATGAGAACCAATACACTCAGAATTCATATATTGAGAATGCGGGCGACTACCCCGGACACGAGCCCTTTCTCCGGGACTAGCAGTCAAAGCCCATTCACGCCATTCCCAGCCATTCATAGACGACCTGGCACAACCATTTGACTGGGGACAAGGTCTTGCTATCCTCGACTTACTTCTCTTAATCTTATGTGCATCAACTTGTTTACATAGTGATTGTTTTGCAACGCCATTTGCTAGTTTCTGGACTTTCCCTGGTCGCAAAATTTGCGTATCATCAATCAGTTGCTTCCTTTTAAGTTTTGAGACCTTACTTGCTGTAAAAGAGTAGACAACAGCAAGATTAGTATATAATATCACAGTACTGGAAAATTGCTCAACAAATAAGTTTCGGACTAGCAATCAGGACAAATATGACATAAAGAGAAATAAGATATGATACCAACCTTTTGGCATTTTGGTGGTGCTACCAGTAGCTTCAAAATCCAAAGAATTCGATTCCAGACTTTTGGCACAAGTAATCCTCTCAAGATTGTGCTGGTCTTTGGTCAAAAAGGATGTATTCCGTGTATTGCTGCTTGAATCATCTTCGAAGAAATCATCTTTTAAGTATTCTTATAATCAGAACTTTTAGTATTTAGCTGTTGGACTGCagaattaatacaaaaaagaaagaaaaagaaaaagaaaaaacagaataCCTTGAATAGCACGAGCAACTTTCTCTGATCTCCAACTACAATTTTGCATGGATGATCCCTTTTCCCCAAGGATGCTAACATTAGCACATGGCTTGTTACTGTCATTTTCTGGACCCTGCTTCTCTAAATGAGGAATCATATATTGAACTTGAGCAGCCTGAGGAATAGTTTTAAGGGTATAAGATCTCCTTGACCTTTTCGATGCTCGGTTCAGATGATCAGTCTCTCCCATAGTCAGGGAGAGAATAAATGAATCTGATTTTTTACCACTCAGCTTTCTCCTCCGAGAATATGTGTATTCTTCTTTCAATAAAGATACTTCAGAATATCTCTCTCCATCATCaggtttttctttattcatgCAACGCACAGTACCCTGATAAAGCAAAGTAAAGACATGAAGAGAAAGAATCTATCTTTCCCATCCCACTAATGAAAGTAAATCATCAGGTAACTATAAATACTACCTTATTGGGTGATTCATATCTCCTAAAAGAGCATGTCGCTGTTATAGCTTTCTCAATAGCATCATCATATAaagattcaaattttttcatgacATAGTCATATATCCTCAACCGGCTTATCATCAATGCAACCTGGAAAGTGGTTTTCCAAGCATGCCCATCTAGTTTAAATGATTGCACTTGTCCAATTTGTGATAAAGAACAACGTTCAGTAATTTCCTCAGATTGAGGTGGGCGCAATTCATCAATAACTGCAATACTACTCGCATCATTTAAATGCATAGTCAATTTCTGGAAAGAGCGCTTGGAGAAATGTAACAGAACGTCTTCTTCCATACTTTCCTCGGATAGAGCTGGACACAGTTCATCTACTTCAATACCAGTTGGGTCATCTAAATGCATTGGCAGTTTTTGAAATGCACTCTTCGATAAAGTTGTCACAGAAACTTCATGACAGTGAATTACACTCTGATCTGACagattttttactaattgaGGTGGATGTTGGCGATCATCTGAGAATAGAAGTGTTGGGATTTTCTGAGAATTGTATCCACCTGTATGGTTGGGCAGATGAGAGGAGTATAGAGTTACCTGCCaagattgatatttttatacaaacacaTGATAAGATAGTTGGACAAGAAACACAAGGCATCTTAACATGACAACTCTTTCTCCTAGGGAAACTGGAGGTGGACATAAAAAAAAGCTTGTATTGAAGAAAGTTCCATCCATTTACCTCTTTCTTATGACTACTTTTTGGAAAATCAACCACCTTCTTCACTTCCTCATCCACAAATCTCTTAAAGTAATCTACCAACGACAACTTTGAAGATGAATGAAGGTTATCCAGTATATATTCCAAGATGACCTCCATGTCACCATAAATAGTATCGGAGCTCAAAACATTTCCTTTGGAAGACTTTTGTCCCTCAAAAGGTGAAGAAACTGATGGTGACTGCAATTGTACATCTATTGCAGTACTCACTGGTTCAAAACCAGGAGGGCAATCCACCTCAGAGCTGGAGGAGTCTTGTTCCTCCATTAGCTGTCAagccattaaatttaaattcagaaCCATACATACACCAAAAACTTAAACCAAAAATACGAAAATATCATTACATACATGGTATGCTGGTAGCTTTGTTCTCTGCACAGAGAACTGTTTGGATGTAATGCATTGCTCACCAACATAAGAAGGGGGAGGCCACCGTTTCATCTTTCTCCACGTGGATGTATACTCAGTTACAGGATCATAAAAGATTGCATTCCACATGACTTGCAAACAAGAATCAAAGAGCGTCCTGCTAACAGCGATATATGCAGCACAAAAGTTATCAAAGCCTCCAACTGATTTCATGCTGGGAGGAGATCTCATTGTTTCACTACTGCATCTTTCCTCAACAGTGTTACATACTTCTACTTCATCCCCAGCAGCAACATGTTCATTCCTCACTTGACATACTTCAGACTGACACATAAAGAATAGAAACATTTACAGGCGATAAGTAACATGATTAGTTTTTCTAATATGTGAGTACATACCATTCTGCGATAAGAACAACAGGATTTGGCATCGTGAATAAGTGGTTCAATGTTATGATTCTTGTTACTTTTCTTGGTGGCAAGAGAATCAGAAATTATGCAGCTAACTATCTCATCAAGTACAACTTTACGTGCTGTTTTCATGATCCCAAAGTGAAGCTGCAAACAAACTTCTTCAGAAATCTCAGATATCAAGTTAAATGCTGAGCCAGTGAGTTGGTCATTCACGTCATGCCCAAATACAGCTCCATGTCTAGCTGTTCGCCAAGTGTTTAACAGTGAATCCAAATCCAAGGGTTTGTACTTATTATCAGCATGATATATCTGCACCAAAGTACCATGACATGATCAATAAGGAATGGCTTAAGGGGAAAAAAGACAGCAACACAATAGAGCAGGATCAGAAGATGAAGCTTTACATAAGCAAAAACTTGAAGTCAACTACGGATAGAGTTTAAACCAGTGTTTTAAAAGGCGGTATCGATGGCTAAGGTGTTTCATATGTCTCAGGGAAGAGCAAATGCCCCGAgaaatctgattttttttaaaaaaaaatataagtaaggTATTGAATAACAAATTCTGGGCCTTCAAGAAACCTTTTCAATCACACATATGCCCAATCAGTAAGGAGCTTTGGGGAAGTAATGGCATGGCCCTACAAAGCCAAGGGCGCAAGCGCCCTTGTATTGCCGCAAGGCATAACTACCGCTCAGCCTGTGTGTTCCCAAAGGACAGTTCTTAAAGCACTAGCTAAAACTCTCACATCTGCAGGAGAATACTGGGAAAATATAAGCATGAAATGACATACAATTGTCGACTAAATCTTTGAGACTAAAGATGTTAAAAGttacatttaataatatctgGCGagtattgtatttatttccTAAAACTGTAGTGGAAATTCAAGTCTCAGAATCCCATGACAATGCATGATTGCTTAACACTTTGACACAGCCCTCATAGAGCAGAACATATACAAAAAGGTCAAGAGGGATCCACAGATCTCTTGAGCTTCTCATTCAAGAACTGGTCTCATCAACTTAAAGCTGTGCATAGAAAGTCACATATACAACTTGAAGGAGATAACTCAAGTATAACAAATCACAGATGCAGACAAAAGCGAACCATCTTAACTTTTCTCCTCCTGTTTTACGGAAGCGtcaaaaattactaataaaacATATCAGGCTGCAGAT includes:
- the LOC105165803 gene encoding histone-lysine N-methyltransferase ATXR7-like isoform X2: MSNELNMNDAEYSQICDAGGSNFGYGSPAYVTGWMYVNQNSQMCGPYIQHQLYEGLYTGFLPEELPVYPVLNGNLLNPVPLNYFKQFPDHVATGFVYLNVPAPRVKESRNDCHGSNDQKLIPEKSDIDVKFPLSGDESCWLFEDEEGRKHGPHSLTELYSWCHCGYIRNSLLIYHADNKYKPLDLDSLLNTWRTARHGAVFGHDVNDQLTGSAFNLISEISEEVCLQLHFGIMKTARKVVLDEIVSCIISDSLATKKSNKNHNIEPLIHDAKSCCSYRRMSEVCQVRNEHVAAGDEVEVCNTVEERCSSETMRSPPSMKSVGGFDNFCAAYIAVSRTLFDSCLQVMWNAIFYDPVTEYTSTWRKMKRWPPPSYVGEQCITSKQFSVQRTKLPAYHLMEEQDSSSSEVDCPPGFEPVSTAIDVQLQSPSVSSPFEGQKSSKGNVLSSDTIYGDMEVILEYILDNLHSSSKLSLVDYFKRFVDEEVKKVVDFPKSSHKKEVTLYSSHLPNHTGGYNSQKIPTLLFSDDRQHPPQLVKNLSDQSVIHCHEVSVTTLSKSAFQKLPMHLDDPTGIEVDELCPALSEESMEEDVLLHFSKRSFQKLTMHLNDASSIAVIDELRPPQSEEITERCSLSQIGQVQSFKLDGHAWKTTFQVALMISRLRIYDYVMKKFESLYDDAIEKAITATCSFRRYESPNKGTVRCMNKEKPDDGERYSEVSLLKEEYTYSRRRKLSGKKSDSFILSLTMGETDHLNRASKRSRRSYTLKTIPQAAQVQYMIPHLEKQGPENDSNKPCANVSILGEKGSSMQNCSWRSEKVARAIQDDSSSNTRNTSFLTKDQHNLERITCAKSLESNSLDFEATGSTTKMPKASKVSKLKRKQLIDDTQILRPGKVQKLANGVAKQSLCKQVDAHKIKRSKSRIARPCPQSNGCARSSMNGWEWREWALTASPGERARVRGSRPHSQYMNSECIGSHSSSFKGLSARTNRVKLRNLLAAAEGADLLKATQLKARKKRLRFQRSKIHDWGLVALEPIEAEDFVIEYVGELIRPRISDIRERQYEKMGIGSSYLFRLDDGYVVDATKRGGIARFINHSCEPNCYTKVISVEGQKKIFIYAKRHISAGEELTYNYKFPLEEKKIPCHCGSRRCRGSLN